In Thunnus thynnus chromosome 4, fThuThy2.1, whole genome shotgun sequence, the DNA window CTCTTGTCTCATGTTTTCTGGTGCAGACAAAATTATTAGCTGATTAGCTGGAGCTTTTCtgctttctcttccttctttttaatccctcttcttctttcttctatCCCACGTTCTCCTGCtcatataatgtttttttcaaactcTGAACTTATGTGAACTTTGTTCTTGTAGTAAAAATGAAGATTGCAGCCTTCAATGTCAAGAAACTGGGATGGACAAAGGTCAACAAAGAGGATGTGCAGACAAATCTCATCAGGGTAACTTACTATGCTGGACCAGAGTACATTCATTATGtttgcattttcaaattttcactataatgttttagttttatttcatttattttttttatttttttaaccacattcgttttcaaagtgtgtttttgttttccacttaaagctggagtttgggacttttgtctcccccttctggtagtgacaataatcacaaaaacactgtcaccATGCAGTAGACTACTCCGTTGCTACTGTTGCAGATATAAAATGGTCACACAACCTCTGTGAAATGATTCAattcggtccgataacatttagaaagtctagaagctgcaatgattagttgattaatcgatcagtttccaacttttaaattaattgccaactatttttataattgattaatcatttagacattttttaaggaaaaaaggattccagcttcttaaatgtgaatattttctggtttctttagtcctctatgacagtaaacacaatattttgtctacttttttcttactgtaataaTTATCGTGTCAGAATATCggctgtgaaaaaggtcaatTGTGTTGCTGGTTTGTTGCTGTTCTCTATCCCAATATATTAGATTGTATTCTATTCTATATTTGttctgctttattttcattatatcaCTGACCTACTGTCATGTGTTGGCTGTGTATCTTGCAGATTATGTCTCGGTACAGCGTGGTGGTGATACTGGAGGTGGTGGATTCCACAGGCAGGGCCATGAAGCTGTTGCTCAGAGAACTCAACAACACCAGGTGAGCTCTTTGCACATGGACAAATACACAGTTTCCCCGAGGACGTCTTTGGACAGGCCCGTAAAAGCAAActcagaaaactgaaaacaaaacaaaaaatcaaatacCTCTACACTGAAACAAAAAGCCCATAATTACTTTGCTGGTAGTTACAACGgtgtaacagtgtgtgtatatttttattatgtaaagCCCAACTAGCGACAAGAGTTGAAAATTAGCAACAGCTATAAACTCTGTGCAGCACAtcagtttcatgctctgtatttgaattatattaaattacatCGTCcctaacaaataaaataaaacagtaataatAGTGTAACagttatttctgtttctgttcctgACAGGGAGAACAGAAATAATCCGTTTGCCATGATGAAGAGTGTACAACTGGGACGAAGCTCCTACAAGGAGCAGTTTGTCTTCTTCTACAGGTGGGAGATACTCTCTTATTTTTCCAGTGAATAACTCGTTCAGAGagtatttgtcattttcaacatctcatcctctgtgtgtgtgtgtgtgtgtgtgtgtgtctctcagagAAGATGAGGTGGAGGTGGTTGACACCTACCAGTACAAAGACGATCAAGAAGGGGATGAGGACGCTTTCGCCAGAGAGCCTTTCATCCTGCAGCTCAAGTGTCTAAACACAGGtacttgtgtgtgcatgcgtgcgtgtgtgtctgtttgtgtgtgtgtgttcgagcACATCTACCATATCTTAactgggtgtgtttgtgtttctagtTGTGGAGGACCTGGTACTGATCCCAGTCCACACCACACCAATGGATGTGGTGAGAGAGCTGAACGCTCTGGATGATGTGGTCAAAGATGTGAGGAGAAGATGGAGCACTGATGTGGGTTTGATATGAATCAAATAGATataaagaacagtaaaaaaaataatcaaaagaatattattatttgataaaaaatatttatgaaatGGTTGCTTTCCTAACTAAAAATCTACTTGCCCTTACAGATGTTTTACGCTCACATCCCTTAAAGCATTTCACAGAGGCAATGTGCAAGAGGCGGCCAAGTGCACAGttaacaataacatttttttattgtacagcGTTATGGaatataaaataacagatttacaaattaatattaaatgatTCCGCAAATACTGTTGGGatgttatttttcctttaagttgattgtttttggtcttttttgcctttaattgaGTTAGGAAACTATtcactgtatataaatatagacgACATGAAGCCAAAACAATCTCAAGATGATTATCACCTTGTGCGCATATACTCTTTAGTAGAGGGGGTAAGACGtcattgatatatatatatatatatatatatatatatatatatatatatatatatattaaatgaagttctttatttaatgaattttacattttgtgtacattttattaatatttattgttgtCTAGAAATCCTGAGTCACCACAAAAGCTTATCTTATATGGTATAGAATGAATTCTTGCTTCCATTATGATCATTGGCAGTGTATTGAGGCTATGGGTAAACAGGGGAAAGAGCTCCTCAATGAAACAGTACAAAAGAGTTGTTCATTCATTCTTGCTGAAAAGAGAACACCAATTATACCACTAGATATATGTTTATATTGACTACAGTTTTTCTTGGTTGTTATATTTGGTGGGTTGTTACTAATGATGATGTCTGTGATgataaattatgtttatatatatatttttctgcagAACATTATGTTATTGGGAGACTTCAATGCAGATGGACGTTACCTCTcaagtaaaaagaagaaaggaattCGCATCAGCTGTTATCGCTACAAATGGCTGATAGACGAAGATGCAGACACAACGACTAGTGACTCAAATGACCACACCTATGACAGGTTTATCTTTACATCTTGTTGTGTAGTTTTACGTTAACTGAAGAAAGGTAGGGCTTTCCACT includes these proteins:
- the LOC137180959 gene encoding deoxyribonuclease-1-like gives rise to the protein MKIAAFNVKKLGWTKVNKEDVQTNLIRIMSRYSVVVILEVVDSTGRAMKLLLRELNNTRENRNNPFAMMKSVQLGRSSYKEQFVFFYREDEVEVVDTYQYKDDQEGDEDAFAREPFILQLKCLNTVVEDLVLIPVHTTPMDVVRELNALDDVVKDVRRRWSTDNIMLLGDFNADGRYLSSKKKKGIRISCYRYKWLIDEDADTTTSDSNDHTYDRIVVTGDDLYEAIVPGSAQPFNFQKAYRLSTATTRAISDHYPVEVELIEK